From a region of the Oryza sativa Japonica Group chromosome 6, ASM3414082v1 genome:
- the LOC4340929 gene encoding protein BUNDLE SHEATH DEFECTIVE 2, chloroplastic, whose product MAATSSLTATAASPPLLLKPAPSPLAASFLRPVSRFSRFQSVKTKATENDQTEKSPPKGSSLVCQDCEGNGAIVCNQCKGDGVNSVDHFNGRFKAGALCWLCRGKREILCGSCNGAGFLGGFMSTSDSTAE is encoded by the exons ATGGCGGCCACCTCGAGCCTCACGgcgaccgccgcctcccctccgctcCTCCTCAAACCCGCCCCTTCCCCGCTCGCTGCCTCCTTTCTCCGGCCCGTCTCTCGCTTCTCCAGGTTCCAGTCCGTCAAGACCAAG GCCACAGAAAATGATCAGACCGAAAAGAGTCCTCCGAAGGGAAGCAGCCTTGTCTGCCAGGACTGCGAAGGAAACG GTGCAATAGTGTGCAACCAGTGCAAGGGAGATGGGGTGAATTCTGTCGATCACTTCAACGGCCGATTTAAAGCTGGAGCATTATGCTGGCTTTGCAG AGGAAAGCGGGAAATCTTGTGCGGTAGCTGCAATGGTGCTGGCTTCTTAGGTGGATTCATGAGTACTTCCGATTCAACTGCAGAGTAG